The nucleotide window TGTaaatatttagttgaataccactgaATGAATCCATATCAGAGATAGCTaacatgtattttattatttcatttagattccacctttcctcgaaggagctcaaggtggtgtacaaacatggttctccccctcccaattctctcctacaacaaccctgtgaggtaggttcagctgagagagacagggaatggtccaaggtcacccagtgagcttcatgcttgaacggggatttgaacccttgtctcccaggtcaaagtctgacactctaaccattataccacccTGGTTCTCAAGACATTTTTTCTGTATAAACTGATACAATTTATATAGGGTACCTGAGTTTGCTTTGAGAGCAAACTAGAAAAAGTAATGCAAATGTAAACAGAATGATGATAAAGTGAGTTTACTGATTTCTTCaccctaccctaccctaccctacccACCCCTGCTATTACAGAGAAAAGGCAGGTAGATGAGTCCTTTCCAAGAAATGCTTCAGAATCAAACTGTCCTCAGTGAATTTATCCTCCAAGGGTTTCCAGGCTCTGCAGAGCTGCAGAAGTACCTCTTTGTGCCCATTCTGCTTATGTACATCCTCACCGTCACAGGCAACATCCTGATCATTTTCATCATCACCCATGATCCACATCTCCACAATCCCATGTACTTCTTCTTGGGAAACTTCTCCTTCCTGGAGATCTTCTATGTCACCACCCTGTCACCCAAGATGCTGGCCAACTTTCTGGCGGAGAGGAGGGCCATCTGCTTCTACTGCTGCATCACCCAAGCCTTTTTCCACTTTCTTCTCGGAGCCACGGAATTCTGCCTGCTTGCCTCGATGTCCTTCGACCGCTACATCGCCATCTGCAACCCGCTGTATTACAGCGTCATCATGAACCGCACGCTTTGCCTCCAGTTAGCCGTTGGGTCATGGCTGGGAGGGTTCTTCACCGTCATTGTTCAGACCATCTTGATCTGCCAACTCCCCTTTTGCGGTCCCAACCTGATCAACCACTTCTATTGCGACGTGACCCCGTTGTTGAGCTTGGCTTGTGCCGACACCCACTTCCTCGAACAGATGGTGTTAGTGGGGTCAGCACTTCTCCTGTTCAGTTCCTTCTTCTTCACCGCCATCTCCTACATCTTCATCATATCCACCATACTGCAGATCCCCTCCTCATCAGGGCGGCAGAAGGCCTTCTCGACCTGCGTCGCCCACCTGACAGTTGTGTCCATACAATATGGGACAGTAATGTTCATGTACGTGAAGCCCAAAGCAAACTCTGCCCTGGAGGTAAATAAAGTGGTGTCTGTCCTGAACACAGTTATAACCCCGCTCCTCAACCCCTTCATCTATACCTTGAGGAACAAAGATGTCAAAGAAGCTTTGAAGAAAGCAGcaaatattaaaaaacatatttcacTCTGATATACGGAGTGCCTTGATTGTCATTGTCTTGATTTTCAACTTGCTCATGGGTGTGTCCATGGTGTGTGGGATGGGGGGAGTGTTAGAATTTGGCAAAGATGTGCTTCTCCTCCATATTTGAACAATTGTAGAAACATGAAAATTACAAAGATAAAATACACAACAAAAGTCAAATAATATGAGGCATATTATTTgacttttgttgtgcattttatctttGTAATTTTCATATTTCTGTAATTGTACATCTCTGCATTTTATTGGTACATTGTGTGGTAtgtgtgtattttgttttttgagtCAACATTTTACAGCACACTCTGTTACTAAAGTGCCTGTGCATTTGAAATTGGGCTTCTTTGACCATTCTGTCAACTACCAGCTTGGTATTTATTGTCGTCGTCATCACAATCATCaacatccctgctggatcaggcaaagtcttataggccccttccaactctactattctatgattctagaatgCAATACTGCCTAACATCCACATTTGTAGCaagcactttcccctgatataataaATTGTTAGTGTTACTATCActgatatatgcctttttgtacacattttcttttcttatatttttgtttgtttgtatttcagaattcagagaagtgcgaattttgaaggatggatgtatTTCAGTCCGCATGT belongs to Rhineura floridana isolate rRhiFlo1 chromosome 11, rRhiFlo1.hap2, whole genome shotgun sequence and includes:
- the LOC133366223 gene encoding olfactory receptor 6X1-like, translating into MSPFQEMLQNQTVLSEFILQGFPGSAELQKYLFVPILLMYILTVTGNILIIFIITHDPHLHNPMYFFLGNFSFLEIFYVTTLSPKMLANFLAERRAICFYCCITQAFFHFLLGATEFCLLASMSFDRYIAICNPLYYSVIMNRTLCLQLAVGSWLGGFFTVIVQTILICQLPFCGPNLINHFYCDVTPLLSLACADTHFLEQMVLVGSALLLFSSFFFTAISYIFIISTILQIPSSSGRQKAFSTCVAHLTVVSIQYGTVMFMYVKPKANSALEVNKVVSVLNTVITPLLNPFIYTLRNKDVKEALKKAANIKKHISL